Proteins encoded by one window of Bacteroidota bacterium:
- a CDS encoding carbohydrate kinase, translating into MKRPAEVSCVGEVIVDFVSTRAGVTLVDSPGFLKHAGGAAANVAVGLSRLGVRTAFLGKVGRDPFGEFLKRELGKRGVDTSGIRTDGARRTRLAFVSRTKSGDRDFAFWERDPADEFIETRDIDFTQISGSRIVHLGSFPLLREPARTTMIEIAQKAVRSGMAVSFDPNIRLSLWNSRREAKHVSLAMVKLSSILRLNDTEAQFLTGSRSVHGAARKLLGLGPLIVVITAGGRGCHAYTGGTSVFVPGFRVRAVDTTGCGDSFLAALLFGILKNANRFGELPATALESICRFANAAGALTATRFGVISSLPTRSQVESFLERTWRGS; encoded by the coding sequence ATGAAACGGCCTGCTGAGGTTTCGTGCGTCGGTGAAGTGATCGTGGATTTCGTGTCGACGAGGGCGGGGGTTACGCTTGTAGATTCGCCCGGATTTTTGAAACATGCGGGAGGGGCGGCGGCGAACGTCGCTGTCGGACTTTCCCGGCTGGGCGTCCGCACCGCATTCCTCGGAAAAGTCGGGCGCGATCCCTTCGGGGAATTCCTGAAGCGCGAACTCGGGAAGCGGGGCGTGGACACCTCGGGCATCCGCACCGACGGCGCGCGCCGGACCAGGCTCGCGTTCGTCTCGCGGACGAAATCCGGCGACCGCGATTTCGCCTTCTGGGAACGCGATCCGGCGGATGAATTCATTGAGACCCGGGACATCGACTTCACGCAGATTTCAGGATCCAGAATCGTTCATCTGGGATCATTTCCGCTTCTGAGAGAGCCTGCACGCACGACCATGATAGAGATTGCGCAAAAGGCCGTACGATCCGGAATGGCGGTCTCGTTCGACCCTAACATAAGGTTGTCCCTCTGGAACTCCCGGCGCGAGGCAAAACACGTTTCTCTTGCCATGGTGAAGCTGAGCTCGATCCTGCGGCTGAACGACACCGAGGCGCAATTCCTGACAGGGAGCAGGAGCGTCCATGGCGCCGCGCGAAAACTCCTCGGCCTCGGACCGCTCATCGTCGTGATCACCGCCGGCGGGAGGGGATGCCACGCCTACACCGGCGGGACCTCGGTGTTCGTCCCCGGATTCAGGGTGAGGGCCGTCGACACGACCGGATGCGGGGATAGTTTTCTTGCCGCCCTGCTCTTCGGGATTCTGAAAAACGCAAACCGGTTCGGAGAGCTTCCTGCAACCGCGCTTGAGTCGATCTGCAGGTTCGCGAACGCGGCAGGCGCCCTGACGGCGACAAGATTCGGCGTCATTTCCTCTCTCCCGACCCGCTCACAGGTGGAGTCGTTTCTCGAACGAACATGGAGGGGCTCATGA
- a CDS encoding sugar-binding domain-containing protein produces the protein MTKSINLNGRWQFRAVDKYRTLPPKSRSLTRWMKASVPGTVHTDLLANKKIPDPFYRLNESAVQWVDSVAWEYRRSFRIPARLLKTYKLELAAAGLDTYATIRINGKSAGSSSNMFIEHRFDVTRYLRAGMNRIEILLDAPEVRANRLEQKHGRLAVSHSPQRVYVRKAQYSFGWDWGPKLTTSGIWRRISIEATPYVRLAHPFVKVLSVSGSEAHLELSVDIRGISAGPLELRAMVKGGRTSFEAVKVVKKHRETLRIRIPDPELWWPSGSGSQPLYSALFFVSIGGKVADRVETTFAIRTVKLLQDRDREGTTFIIEVNGVKTFCKGADWIPCDTFLPRVSDETYTTLLTMARDAHMNMIRVWGGGIYEEEIFYELCDRLGLMVWQDFMYACGEYPEEPWFLNQARDEAESVVRRLRNHASIVLWCGNNECEWSYCTDHPGKKPDDMRGARIFRDILKRVCRELDGTRPYWRSSPFGAGFPNAESNGNHHQWTVWSAWKDYTGYEKDSARFVTEFGFQAGADPETMKEVTLESDRHIQSAVMERHNKQVEGTERLIRFQAAHYRLGERFDRFLYKSQLVQAHALKCGVEHWRRRKFLSAGALFWQLNDCWPVSSWAVIDSGLRPKAGYYFAKRFYAPLLVSFKGVPEGVEVWVTNDRTEPAAGSVAIALRSVEGKQAWLKVVPLSVPQNTSHRVFTIDRGRYEDFDPSIHYLHATLRDQGAPLSENRFFFLEPKHLGLPRARVTGTFRKTKDGTVELKLRSDKFAMGVCARIHGGETTFSNNFVDLDAGGAVTIVVASRFGIKELQKKLSLGWL, from the coding sequence ATGACAAAATCTATCAATCTCAACGGGCGATGGCAATTCAGGGCGGTGGATAAATACCGGACCCTCCCGCCGAAATCCCGGAGCCTCACGCGCTGGATGAAGGCGTCGGTCCCGGGGACGGTCCACACCGACCTGCTGGCCAACAAAAAGATTCCCGATCCGTTCTACCGGCTGAACGAGTCTGCGGTTCAATGGGTAGATTCGGTGGCCTGGGAGTACCGCCGCTCATTCCGGATTCCGGCCCGTCTCTTGAAGACGTACAAGCTCGAGCTCGCGGCCGCGGGGCTCGACACCTACGCGACGATCCGGATAAACGGAAAATCGGCGGGATCCTCCTCAAACATGTTCATCGAGCACAGGTTCGATGTGACCCGGTATCTCCGTGCGGGGATGAACAGGATTGAGATCCTCCTCGATGCGCCCGAGGTGCGTGCGAACCGTCTTGAACAGAAACACGGCAGGCTCGCCGTCTCCCACAGCCCCCAGCGCGTGTACGTCCGGAAGGCCCAGTACTCCTTCGGCTGGGATTGGGGGCCGAAACTGACCACATCCGGCATCTGGCGCAGAATTTCGATCGAGGCGACCCCGTATGTTCGGTTGGCGCATCCCTTCGTCAAGGTCCTTTCGGTTTCCGGGAGTGAGGCTCATCTCGAACTCTCCGTGGATATCCGGGGAATATCCGCCGGGCCGCTCGAGCTTCGCGCGATGGTCAAAGGAGGAAGGACCTCTTTCGAAGCCGTGAAGGTCGTGAAAAAACACCGTGAGACGCTTCGTATTCGCATCCCCGACCCCGAGCTCTGGTGGCCGAGCGGATCGGGGAGCCAGCCGTTGTACTCCGCCCTCTTCTTCGTGTCGATCGGAGGAAAGGTGGCGGACAGGGTTGAGACCACATTCGCAATTCGCACGGTCAAACTCCTCCAGGATCGCGACAGGGAGGGAACAACGTTCATCATCGAAGTCAACGGCGTCAAGACCTTCTGCAAGGGAGCCGATTGGATCCCGTGCGATACCTTTCTTCCGAGGGTTTCCGATGAGACCTACACGACGCTCCTGACGATGGCGCGGGACGCTCACATGAACATGATTCGCGTCTGGGGGGGCGGAATCTACGAGGAGGAAATCTTCTACGAGCTCTGCGACCGGCTCGGACTGATGGTATGGCAGGACTTCATGTACGCCTGCGGGGAGTACCCCGAGGAGCCGTGGTTCCTGAATCAGGCTCGTGATGAAGCTGAATCCGTCGTCCGAAGATTGCGCAATCACGCGAGCATCGTCCTCTGGTGCGGGAACAACGAATGCGAATGGTCGTATTGCACCGATCATCCGGGGAAGAAGCCGGACGACATGAGGGGGGCGAGGATTTTTCGGGATATCCTGAAGCGCGTCTGCCGGGAACTCGACGGAACGCGGCCCTACTGGCGAAGCTCTCCCTTCGGAGCGGGCTTCCCGAACGCCGAATCGAACGGCAACCATCACCAGTGGACAGTCTGGAGCGCGTGGAAGGATTACACCGGATACGAAAAGGATTCTGCGCGATTCGTGACGGAGTTCGGCTTTCAGGCCGGGGCCGACCCGGAAACGATGAAGGAGGTGACACTGGAATCGGACCGCCACATCCAGAGCGCGGTGATGGAACGCCACAACAAGCAGGTCGAGGGGACGGAGCGGCTGATCCGTTTTCAGGCGGCGCATTACCGCCTGGGGGAAAGGTTCGACCGCTTCCTCTATAAGAGCCAGCTGGTCCAGGCGCATGCGCTGAAATGCGGGGTGGAGCACTGGCGGAGGAGGAAGTTCCTCTCGGCGGGAGCTCTCTTCTGGCAATTGAACGACTGCTGGCCGGTCAGCAGCTGGGCGGTGATCGATAGCGGGCTCCGCCCCAAGGCGGGGTACTACTTTGCAAAGAGGTTTTACGCTCCCCTGCTCGTCAGTTTCAAGGGGGTCCCGGAGGGGGTCGAAGTGTGGGTCACAAACGACCGCACAGAACCGGCGGCGGGCTCGGTTGCGATCGCTCTTCGCTCAGTCGAAGGGAAGCAGGCCTGGCTGAAGGTGGTGCCGCTCAGCGTACCGCAAAACACCTCGCACCGGGTCTTTACGATCGATCGCGGGCGCTATGAGGACTTTGATCCGTCGATTCATTATCTTCATGCGACTCTGCGCGACCAGGGAGCGCCGCTCTCCGAGAACCGGTTCTTCTTCCTGGAACCCAAACACCTCGGCCTGCCTCGCGCGCGCGTGACCGGGACGTTTCGCAAGACGAAGGATGGAACGGTGGAATTAAAGCTCCGCTCGGATAAATTCGCAATGGGTGTCTGCGCTCGCATCCACGGCGGGGAGACGACGTTCAGCAACAACTTCGTGGATCTCGACGCAGGCGGCGCTGTGACCATCGTCGTCGCGTCGCGGTTCGGGATCAAAGAATTACAGAAAAAGCTTTCGCTCGGTTGGCTCTAG
- a CDS encoding LamG-like jellyroll fold domain-containing protein encodes MSNVRVIIIAAALVLNGADLSAQQTSVPRIDLMPNRPSPYLMRNWKEVARGYDSLVFNFNLTGAYLPLVWLNTSPVNYPSHNSFGLHTVVGTNAPGSAEGINCLPAVVSATLAGIDKSNQNGYPWSLMAEEWFNRRASQNVYKNHPVDDTGDDWWYETMPNVFFYQLNSLYPGTGDFNYQFTTVADRWNEALRAMGGNTAPWQVPNMNHRGWYLQTMTPYDNGVREPEASGAIAWLSYNAYVNTGDARYRIGAEWAMEFLNAQASNPSYELQLPYGTYLAARMNAELGTAYDVDKMVNWCFNVGPLRSWGAMVGTWGGYDCSGLIGEVNGINDYAFSMNTFEQIGALVPLVRYEPRFARAIAKWVLNAANASRLFYPNYLPDNRQDSRQWSSHYDSGSVIAHEALRQFNGSTSPYATGDAISGGWGQTTLTLYSSSHAGILGGIVDTTGVPMILKLDVLKTDYYHAPAYPTYLLYNPYDSAATVGIDAGPGQHDLYDAVSKTFLSTGVTGSTPLLLGQNSAALIVVAPAGGAVAYDLDRMLIDGVVVDFHSGHPVANYPPRIKALAADKSTLLRSDTARFYCTASDRNGDNLTFVWRSSRGSVLGAGSSVRWVAPDSIGSDTVRCTIMDGHGGEDSARVILSVAAFIDHPPLISKMAADPRKIDLGSGTQLACSASDPDSDSLTYTWASNQGSVAGSGPTVSWTAPSVAGNYFIYCTVDDGRGGEALDSIGIEVRDFSLVQNGNMLAYFPLSGNAVDSSGFNNNGALHNVTFVADRNGAAGRAASFNGTTGYIDVPNSAGLNFQQAITVNFWMKIGAFFTREQYPLSHGNWQNRWKLSITNNHLRWTVKTSAGIKDLDSETELTTGTWYNVTGLYDGSDFELYLNGNLDAFSTWSGPILTTTIDLTVGQDLPTEQTYNFQGVLDEIRIYDHPLTVNQIQGLASGLSSAGQDPVVPNGFMLSQNYPNPFNPVTRIDYSVPAAPGHNDRNFRAGRVVLAVYDLLGREIALLVNQDKSPGTYHVTWDAGNQPGGVYFYRLTTPGSQMTRKLLLIR; translated from the coding sequence ATGAGCAACGTACGGGTGATCATAATCGCCGCGGCCCTGGTCCTCAACGGGGCTGATCTCTCCGCCCAGCAAACGTCCGTTCCCCGCATCGATCTGATGCCCAACCGGCCGTCCCCCTATCTCATGCGCAACTGGAAAGAGGTCGCGCGAGGTTACGATTCGCTGGTCTTCAATTTCAACCTCACAGGCGCGTATCTTCCTCTTGTCTGGCTCAACACATCCCCCGTCAATTACCCATCCCATAACAGTTTCGGGCTCCACACGGTCGTCGGGACCAACGCCCCCGGATCGGCGGAGGGGATCAATTGCCTGCCGGCCGTCGTGAGCGCGACGCTCGCCGGTATAGATAAAAGCAACCAGAACGGTTACCCTTGGAGCCTGATGGCTGAAGAGTGGTTCAACCGGCGCGCAAGCCAGAATGTCTACAAGAACCACCCCGTGGACGATACGGGCGACGATTGGTGGTATGAGACGATGCCGAACGTCTTCTTCTACCAGCTCAACTCCCTCTATCCCGGGACGGGCGATTTCAACTACCAGTTCACCACGGTCGCGGACCGGTGGAACGAGGCCCTCCGTGCGATGGGCGGAAACACCGCGCCGTGGCAGGTCCCTAATATGAATCACCGTGGATGGTATCTCCAGACCATGACCCCGTACGATAACGGCGTGCGCGAGCCGGAAGCGTCCGGGGCCATCGCGTGGCTGTCGTACAACGCGTACGTCAATACAGGGGATGCGCGCTACCGTATCGGGGCCGAGTGGGCGATGGAATTTCTCAACGCGCAGGCCTCGAATCCCTCCTACGAGTTGCAGCTCCCGTACGGCACATACCTCGCCGCGCGGATGAACGCCGAGCTCGGAACGGCGTACGATGTCGATAAGATGGTGAACTGGTGTTTTAACGTGGGCCCCCTTCGCTCCTGGGGCGCCATGGTCGGGACCTGGGGCGGGTACGACTGCAGCGGACTGATCGGCGAGGTGAACGGGATCAACGATTACGCCTTCTCGATGAATACCTTCGAGCAGATCGGCGCGCTTGTCCCCCTGGTGCGGTACGAGCCGCGGTTTGCAAGAGCGATCGCAAAATGGGTCCTGAACGCGGCCAATGCTTCGCGGCTCTTCTATCCCAATTACCTGCCCGACAACCGCCAGGACAGCAGACAGTGGTCGAGCCACTACGATTCGGGCTCCGTGATCGCCCATGAGGCGCTTCGCCAGTTTAACGGAAGCACTTCGCCCTATGCGACGGGAGACGCCATCAGCGGCGGATGGGGACAGACGACGCTCACGCTCTACTCCTCCTCCCACGCCGGAATTCTCGGAGGGATCGTCGACACCACGGGGGTCCCGATGATCCTCAAGCTCGACGTTCTAAAAACGGATTACTACCATGCCCCGGCGTATCCGACCTATCTGTTGTACAACCCGTACGATTCTGCGGCGACGGTCGGCATCGACGCCGGACCCGGGCAACACGATCTCTACGACGCGGTCTCGAAAACATTTCTGAGCACGGGAGTAACGGGTTCCACCCCGCTCCTGCTCGGGCAGAATAGCGCAGCGCTGATCGTTGTCGCCCCCGCGGGCGGCGCGGTCGCTTACGATCTCGACAGGATGCTCATCGACGGTGTCGTCGTCGATTTCCATTCAGGGCATCCCGTTGCGAATTATCCCCCGAGGATCAAGGCTCTCGCGGCGGACAAGTCAACCCTCCTCCGCTCGGACACCGCCAGATTCTACTGTACCGCCTCCGACCGCAACGGCGACAACCTCACGTTCGTATGGCGATCATCCCGCGGAAGCGTGCTCGGCGCCGGGAGCTCTGTTCGGTGGGTCGCGCCCGATTCGATTGGGAGCGATACGGTGAGGTGCACCATCATGGACGGCCACGGCGGGGAGGACTCCGCGCGCGTTATCCTCAGCGTGGCCGCCTTTATCGACCATCCTCCCTTGATATCGAAAATGGCCGCTGACCCGAGGAAAATCGACCTGGGATCGGGGACCCAGTTGGCCTGCAGCGCAAGCGACCCCGACTCCGACTCTCTCACCTACACATGGGCATCGAACCAGGGTTCCGTTGCCGGCTCAGGGCCCACGGTGAGCTGGACCGCCCCCTCTGTTGCCGGCAACTACTTTATTTATTGCACGGTCGACGATGGGCGCGGCGGTGAGGCGCTCGACAGCATCGGCATTGAAGTGAGAGATTTTTCGCTGGTTCAGAACGGAAACATGTTGGCCTATTTTCCGCTTAGCGGCAACGCGGTCGATTCAAGCGGTTTCAACAACAACGGCGCCCTCCACAACGTCACGTTCGTGGCCGACCGGAACGGCGCCGCGGGGAGAGCCGCTTCGTTCAACGGAACAACGGGGTATATAGACGTTCCCAATTCCGCGGGCCTCAATTTTCAACAGGCGATCACGGTGAATTTCTGGATGAAAATCGGCGCTTTTTTTACCCGGGAGCAATATCCGCTTTCCCATGGGAACTGGCAAAATCGCTGGAAGCTCTCCATCACGAATAATCATCTCCGGTGGACTGTGAAGACCTCAGCCGGAATTAAGGATCTCGACTCCGAGACCGAACTCACGACCGGGACCTGGTACAACGTGACGGGGCTCTACGACGGATCGGATTTTGAGCTTTACCTGAACGGCAACCTTGACGCATTCTCGACCTGGTCGGGTCCAATTCTGACGACCACGATCGATCTCACCGTCGGGCAGGATCTCCCGACGGAACAGACGTACAACTTTCAGGGAGTGCTCGACGAGATCCGCATCTACGACCACCCGCTGACAGTCAATCAGATTCAGGGGCTTGCGAGCGGCCTCTCCTCCGCCGGGCAGGATCCAGTCGTCCCCAACGGCTTCATGTTGAGCCAGAACTATCCGAACCCGTTTAATCCCGTCACGCGCATCGATTATTCCGTTCCGGCCGCGCCGGGACACAACGACAGAAATTTCCGGGCGGGCCGCGTAGTGCTCGCGGTTTACGATCTGCTCGGCCGCGAGATCGCGTTGCTGGTCAATCAGGATAAGAGTCCGGGAACGTACCATGTCACATGGGATGCCGGCAACCAGCCGGGCGGCGTCTACTTTTACCGGCTCACGACTCCCGGTTCGCAGATGACGAGGAAACTGCTGCTGATACGGTAG
- a CDS encoding zinc-dependent alcohol dehydrogenase family protein has translation MKVALFNKPHDLTVTTKPLRKLEAGEVLVRVDACGVCGTDVHIVEGTSRSTPPVVLGHEYAGVVESGARGAGSGKTGLRVAVDPNISCGACFFCRRGLVHLCSNLRALGVDIDGGMAEFCIVPESQLHPIPAGMSTEASAFIEPVSCAIHGIDRANIRQGDAVAIIGGGTIGLLMLQLARNAGAGKTIVLEPLKEKRQIASLLGADLVLNPSDGDPNSALRDLFPEGTDAVIECVGKVETMKLAVELARRGGTVEFFGVSPPGATIPVEPNQVYFKELTIVGSYVNPHTFGRSIALLDAGKVRTDLFRIDQFPLDGVGEALRHQREGLTIKSIILPHS, from the coding sequence ATGAAAGTCGCGCTGTTTAACAAGCCGCACGACCTGACGGTCACGACGAAGCCCCTCCGCAAACTGGAGGCGGGAGAGGTGCTCGTCCGGGTGGACGCCTGCGGCGTCTGCGGGACGGACGTCCACATCGTGGAGGGAACCTCGCGTTCCACTCCTCCGGTCGTGCTCGGGCATGAATATGCCGGGGTCGTCGAGTCCGGGGCGCGCGGGGCAGGCAGCGGCAAGACCGGCCTCCGCGTGGCGGTCGATCCGAACATCTCCTGCGGCGCGTGCTTTTTCTGCCGCCGGGGCCTGGTGCATCTCTGTTCGAATCTCCGGGCGCTCGGTGTGGATATCGACGGGGGCATGGCCGAGTTCTGCATCGTTCCGGAGTCCCAGCTCCATCCGATCCCGGCCGGGATGTCGACCGAGGCGAGCGCTTTCATCGAGCCGGTCTCCTGCGCGATTCATGGAATCGACAGGGCGAACATCCGGCAGGGAGATGCGGTCGCCATCATCGGAGGAGGAACGATCGGACTCCTGATGCTCCAGCTCGCCAGGAATGCCGGCGCGGGAAAGACGATCGTTCTCGAGCCTTTGAAGGAAAAGCGGCAGATCGCCTCGCTTCTGGGAGCGGATCTGGTCTTGAATCCCTCCGACGGAGACCCGAATTCCGCCCTGCGCGATCTCTTCCCCGAAGGCACCGATGCGGTGATCGAGTGCGTCGGAAAGGTGGAAACGATGAAACTAGCGGTCGAGCTGGCCCGGCGCGGCGGAACCGTCGAATTCTTCGGCGTGAGCCCCCCGGGCGCCACCATCCCCGTGGAGCCCAACCAGGTTTATTTCAAGGAGCTGACGATCGTCGGTTCGTACGTGAATCCGCACACCTTCGGCCGTTCGATCGCCCTGCTCGACGCCGGGAAGGTCCGGACAGACCTCTTCCGGATAGACCAGTTCCCCCTCGACGGGGTGGGCGAGGCGCTTCGGCACCAGCGCGAGGGCCTGACGATCAAGAGCATCATTCTACCGCACTCATGA